The following coding sequences are from one Rutidosis leptorrhynchoides isolate AG116_Rl617_1_P2 chromosome 11, CSIRO_AGI_Rlap_v1, whole genome shotgun sequence window:
- the LOC139875001 gene encoding uncharacterized mitochondrial protein AtMg00810-like, whose protein sequence is MTAAAAFFEYACHISKIESKTTREALKHIEWVDAMQEEIQLEAIRILLAFASYMKFKVYQMDVNSAFLYGKLNERVYVTQPPCFEDHLHLDKVSVEESPLWIASSPASLFYVDDIIFSSTNQELVDEFEQVMKDEFEMSKLGLLHYFLGLQVEQTDDGIFCHQAKYVNDILTRFSMTHEQPAFTPLAVNYGISLDCEGVPVKPSYYRAIIGSLMYLTASQQDIMFATCLCARYQVKPNTVHLTAAKRILCYLLHTLTLGIWFSNKQDFNLKAYCDSDYAGCKINNKSTSGGCQFLGEQLVTW, encoded by the exons ATGACTGCTGCTGCTGCATTCTTTGAATATGCTTGTCATATTTCAAAGATTGAGTCGAAGACAACAAGAGAAGCGTTAAAGCATATAGAATGGGTGGATgccatgcaagaagaaattca ATTGGAAGCTATTCGAATTTTGTTGGCTTTTGCCTCGTACATGAAGTTTAAAGTGTATCAAATGGATGTGAATAGTGCGTTTCTTTATGGAAAGCTTAATGAAAGAGTCTACGTTACACAACCACcatgttttgaagatcatcttcatcttgACAAAGTATCAGTTGAAGAGAGCCCTTTATGGATTGCATCAAGCCCTGCGAGCTTG TTCTATGTTGACGATATCATTTTTAGTTCCACGAACCAAGAACTTGTCGATGAGTTCGAACAAGTTATGAAGGATGAATttgaaatgagcaaattgggtctttTACACTATTTTCTTGGTCTCCAAGTAGAGCAGACAGATGACGGCATCTTTTGCCACCAAGCAAAATATGTCAACGATATACTAACACGGTTTAGTATGACCCATGAACAACCAGCCTTCACCCCACTAGCTGTAAATTACGGGATTTCACTAGATTGTGAGGGGGTGCCAGTTAAGCCAagttactatcgagcaatcatcggatcgctcatgtatctcactgcgtcaCAGCAAGATATAATGTTCGCAACGTGTCTCTGCGCAAGATATCAAGTTAAGCCGAATACTGTTCATCtgacagctgccaaaagaattctatgTTATCTCTTGCACACTCTGACTCTTGGTATATGGTTTTCAAACAAGCAAGATTTCAATCTGAAGGCGTACTGTGACTCAGATTATGCAGGTTGCAAgatcaacaacaagtctacatcaggaggatgccaGTTCCTTGGCGAACAGTTGGTGACATGgtaa